Genomic window (Mesorhizobium sp. M4B.F.Ca.ET.058.02.1.1):
CCGAGCGCCACGACGAGGAAATCGGCCTCGTGGACGCCGCCATCGGTGGTGACGCGCCGCCGCTCCGGGTCGATCGCGGTGACCGTCTGCCTGAGCAGGTGCACCCCCGGCTTCGCATAGTTGGAATAAGGCAGGCGCACGGCGTCCGCGGTCCTGTGGCCGAACATCACGTCGAGCTTGGAAAAGCCGAAGACGAAGGCGTCGCTCTTGTCGATCAAGGTGACGTCGATGCCGTCGCCGAAGGTCTCGGAAAGCAGGCTGGTAAGTTCGAGGCCGCCAAAACCCGCCCCAAGGACGAGGACGCGCGGCTTGCTGGAAGTGTTCATGTTATCCTCTCATATTTGCTTGGAATGACGCGCGTCGTACCCAAGGTCCCTATGACCCGTGCCTGAGGGTGGCGGCGTCCTCGGCGAAGATCACGCTGAAAAAGCCGTCGATCATTGTCAGCGTGTCGGCATCGCTCATGCCGGGCAGCGCCGGGAAGTCGCCCTCCAGATCCACCTTCGTCCTGCCGCCCATCGGCGTGTAGCTGTGGGTGAACCGCGCGCCGTCGAAGGCGCCGCCGGTCAGCCTGGTCTCGATGCCGCGCGGCGGATCGAGCCTATGCTGGACCTGCATGGCGAAGGTGCTTCCGTCGGGATTATAGACCTCGGCGTCGAGCGTGACGATGCTGCCGGCCACGCCCGCGAGCCGGTGGCTCTTGAAGGCCAGATGCCGGTGGTTGCCGGCGCTCATATATTCGAACAGCCGCTCCGGCGTGGCGTCGAAGACGGCGATGGCGGGCTTGACGTAATGCACGGTCATGGCGGTCTGCTCCTGCGATTGTGCCAGGGCGCGCGACCGGGAAGCGTCTCGCCGCTCCCCGGCCGCGGCCCACGCGGCCGCGGCTCAGGCGTGCGGCTGCGGGACGATGCGGATGTAGGGCTTCGGCGCCTTCCAACCGTTCGGGTAGATCTTGGCCGCTTCGTCGTTCGACACGGAGCCGGCGATGACGACGTCCTCGCCCTGGCGCCAGTTGACCGGCGTCGCGACCCGGTGCTTCGCGGTTAGCTGCAGGGAGTCGATGACGCGCAGGATCTCGTCGAAGTTGCGGCCGGTGGTCATCGGATAGGAGATCAGCAGCTTGACCTTCTTGTCCGGCCCGATGACGTAGACGTTGCGCACCGTCTGGTTGTCGGCCGCCGTGCGGCCTTCCGCCGTGTCGCCGACGGTGGCCGGCAGCATGTCGTAGAGCTTGGAGATCGCAAGCGTCGGGTCGCCGATCATCGGGTAGTTCGGCGCATGGCCTTGCGTCTCCTCGATGTCCATGGCCCAGCTCTGGTGCCGGTCGACGGGGTCGACGCTGAGCCCGATGATCTTGACGTTGCGCTTGTCGAATTCAGGCTTGAGCTTGGCCATGTAGCCGAGCTCGGTGGTGCAGATCGGCGTGAAATCCTTGGGATGAGAGAAGAGGACGCCCCAGGACTCGCCGAGCCATGAATGGAAGCTGATATGGCCTTGCGTCGTCTCGGCTTCGAAGTCCGGGGCGGTGTCGTTGATGCGGATGGACATGGTGAGTTCTCCTGTATGAATAGGTTGACGCGGCG
Coding sequences:
- a CDS encoding peroxiredoxin; the encoded protein is MSIRINDTAPDFEAETTQGHISFHSWLGESWGVLFSHPKDFTPICTTELGYMAKLKPEFDKRNVKIIGLSVDPVDRHQSWAMDIEETQGHAPNYPMIGDPTLAISKLYDMLPATVGDTAEGRTAADNQTVRNVYVIGPDKKVKLLISYPMTTGRNFDEILRVIDSLQLTAKHRVATPVNWRQGEDVVIAGSVSNDEAAKIYPNGWKAPKPYIRIVPQPHA